The following coding sequences lie in one Pogoniulus pusillus isolate bPogPus1 chromosome 29, bPogPus1.pri, whole genome shotgun sequence genomic window:
- the CBLN4 gene encoding cerebellin-4 isoform X3: MGWRLLPAVLLTLALAGPAARAQNDTEPIVLEGKCLVVCDSNPATDAKGSSSSPLGISVRAANSKVAFSAVRSTNHEPSEMSNKTRIIYFDQILVNVGNFFTLESVFVAPRKGIYSFSFHVIKVYQSQTIQVNLMLNGKPVISAFAGDKDVTREAATNGVLLYLDKEDKVYLKLEKEKAP; encoded by the exons ATGGGCTGGCGGCTGCTGCCTGCCGTCCTGCTGACTCTGGCTCTGGCCGGCCCTGCGGCGCGGGCGCAGAACGACACCGAACCCATCGTCCTGGAGGGCAAGTGCCTGGTGGTCTGCGACTCCAACCCGGCCACCGACGCCAAGGGCTCGTCCTCCTCCCCGCTGGGTATCTCTGTGCGGGCGGCCAACTCCAAGGTCGCCTTCTCGGCAGTGAGGAGCACCAACCACGAGCCCTCCGAGATGAGCAACAAGACGCGCATCATCTACTTCGACCAG ATCCTAGTAAATGTGGGCAATTTTTTCACATTGGAATCTGTCTTTGTAGCACCAAGAAAAGGAATTTACAGTTTCAGCTTTCATGTAATTAAGGTCTATCAGAGTCAAACAATTCAG GTTAATTTGATGCTGAATGGAAAGCCAGTTATTTCTGCTTTCGCTGGGGACAAGGATGTCACACGTGAAGCTGCCACTAATGGAGTCCTGCTCTATCTGGACAAGGAGGATAAAGTTTACCTGAAATTGGAGAAAG agAAAGCACCTTGA
- the CBLN4 gene encoding cerebellin-4 isoform X1: protein MGWRLLPAVLLTLALAGPAARAQNDTEPIVLEGKCLVVCDSNPATDAKGSSSSPLGISVRAANSKVAFSAVRSTNHEPSEMSNKTRIIYFDQILVNVGNFFTLESVFVAPRKGIYSFSFHVIKVYQSQTIQVNLMLNGKPVISAFAGDKDVTREAATNGVLLYLDKEDKVYLKLEKGVDSSLPLLHEDHFIDVSLLVFHG from the exons ATGGGCTGGCGGCTGCTGCCTGCCGTCCTGCTGACTCTGGCTCTGGCCGGCCCTGCGGCGCGGGCGCAGAACGACACCGAACCCATCGTCCTGGAGGGCAAGTGCCTGGTGGTCTGCGACTCCAACCCGGCCACCGACGCCAAGGGCTCGTCCTCCTCCCCGCTGGGTATCTCTGTGCGGGCGGCCAACTCCAAGGTCGCCTTCTCGGCAGTGAGGAGCACCAACCACGAGCCCTCCGAGATGAGCAACAAGACGCGCATCATCTACTTCGACCAG ATCCTAGTAAATGTGGGCAATTTTTTCACATTGGAATCTGTCTTTGTAGCACCAAGAAAAGGAATTTACAGTTTCAGCTTTCATGTAATTAAGGTCTATCAGAGTCAAACAATTCAG GTTAATTTGATGCTGAATGGAAAGCCAGTTATTTCTGCTTTCGCTGGGGACAAGGATGTCACACGTGAAGCTGCCACTAATGGAGTCCTGCTCTATCTGGACAAGGAGGATAAAGTTTACCTGAAATTGGAGAAAG GTGTGGACTCATCTTTGCCTCTGTTACATGAAGATCATTTTATTGATGTTTCTTTATTGGTTTTTCATGGGTGA
- the CBLN4 gene encoding cerebellin-4 isoform X2 — translation MGWRLLPAVLLTLALAGPAARAQNDTEPIVLEGKCLVVCDSNPATDAKGSSSSPLGISVRAANSKVAFSAVRSTNHEPSEMSNKTRIIYFDQILVNVGNFFTLESVFVAPRKGIYSFSFHVIKVYQSQTIQVNLMLNGKPVISAFAGDKDVTREAATNGVLLYLDKEDKVYLKLEKGNLVGGWQYSTFSGFLVFPL, via the exons ATGGGCTGGCGGCTGCTGCCTGCCGTCCTGCTGACTCTGGCTCTGGCCGGCCCTGCGGCGCGGGCGCAGAACGACACCGAACCCATCGTCCTGGAGGGCAAGTGCCTGGTGGTCTGCGACTCCAACCCGGCCACCGACGCCAAGGGCTCGTCCTCCTCCCCGCTGGGTATCTCTGTGCGGGCGGCCAACTCCAAGGTCGCCTTCTCGGCAGTGAGGAGCACCAACCACGAGCCCTCCGAGATGAGCAACAAGACGCGCATCATCTACTTCGACCAG ATCCTAGTAAATGTGGGCAATTTTTTCACATTGGAATCTGTCTTTGTAGCACCAAGAAAAGGAATTTACAGTTTCAGCTTTCATGTAATTAAGGTCTATCAGAGTCAAACAATTCAG GTTAATTTGATGCTGAATGGAAAGCCAGTTATTTCTGCTTTCGCTGGGGACAAGGATGTCACACGTGAAGCTGCCACTAATGGAGTCCTGCTCTATCTGGACAAGGAGGATAAAGTTTACCTGAAATTGGAGAAAGGTAATCTGGTTGGAGGATGGCAGTATTCTACATTTTCTGGCTTTCTGGTCTTTCCTCTGTAA